TCTTCTATCTCCTCCAGTGCATCCATAAGTTGCTCGTACCGCTCGGGACTGATCAGTACAGCAGCAACCTCGCCATGCTTATGAATAAATACAGCCTCAACTGCACTGGTTGCGATTGCTTCACTGAAGCGTTCACGCGCTTCGCTTGCGGTATAGGTAGCCATAAAAAATTGCACAAAACAATCTGAATCTTGTACAAAACTTTTTCACCGCGATTGGTCGTGTGAACCTTGTAAATAAGTAAGGGTCAATGTTGTTTTACTTCACACTTTCCGCAAAGATAGAGCAGTGAGCGAAATTCTTTCTGAACTTGGCTGGCGCAACCTGATTGCGCAGCACACCCCGGAGTTGCCCGACGAATTGGCGAAGGGTCCGCTCACTCTTTATTGTGGCTTTGATCCAACCGCACCAAGTTTGCACATGGGCAATCTAGCTCAAATAATTACCATGGCTCGGTTTCAACGACTCGGTCACACTCCGATAGCTTTAGTCGGTGGCGCTACCGGCTTGATTGGTGACCCAAGTGGCAAAAACGC
This region of Actinomycetota bacterium genomic DNA includes:
- a CDS encoding type II toxin-antitoxin system Phd/YefM family antitoxin — its product is MATYTASEARERFSEAIATSAVEAVFIHKHGEVAAVLISPERYEQLMDALEEIEDLQAIEDVKKESGPFKTAAQVFAELGYL